Genomic segment of Halostella limicola:
GCCTCGTGGCACTCCGGAACATCGAACGGACACCGATCTACGAATCGGCACTCACTCGACAGCGATCGGAGGTCCGGGGGATCCATCTCCATTCGAATTAGTTCTTCCAACTCCGAGTTGATGTTTGGAAGGGAATTTTTCAATCCGATGGTGTACGGGTGCGTCGGCTCCTCGAACAGCTCGCGGCTCGGCCCCTTTTCGACGACCTTTCCGCCGTACATCACCATCAGGGAATCACTCGTCTCCACGAGGTCCGCGATATCGTGTGACACGAAGATTATCGAAATACCGAGTTCGTCTCGGAACCGTTCGATATCGCTCAGGATTTTGTCTCGAACGAGTACGTCCAACCCCGTTGTCGGTTCGTCGGCGATGATCAGATCCGGTTCAAGAATCATCGCCATGGCGACGATGACGCGTTGTTTCATTCCGCCGCTCAGCTGGTGGGGATACGCTTTGAGCCTGGATTCGTCGATATCGACCATTGAGAGGACTTCTTTGGCCCGTTCAACCGCCTCACGCTTTGTGGTCGAATTGTTGACAGTGAGAGGTTCGATGAGTTGTTCCTTGATAGTCGCTACGGGATTGAGACTGTTCATCGCCGCTTGAGGAATGTACGCGATCTCGTTCCACCGCATCTCTCGCAACCGTTGATCGGACATCTCGAGGATGTTCTCCCCGTGGAGAAGTATTTCGCCAGACGTGATATGAGCGTTCGGCGCGAGGTGTCGGACTAGCGCTTCGGAGAGGGTGGATTTCCCGCATCCGGACTCTCCCAGTAAGCCCGTAATTGTTTGTGATTCAAGTTCAAACGAGATGTCATCTAAAGCGTGTATCCGGCCGTCGTCCACCTCGTAATACAACGACAAGTTATTCACTGATAGCATGTTCTGACGTCCTCGTCTTGTGGCGCGGTTTTCCGATCTGGTGATGCGTTTCGGTTCCATACAGAGACCGGACGGGCCGTTGGTTGTGGGGTGTTGTGCTACCAAATACCATTCTCGTTGGTATACACCACCCTCTCGCATTAAAAACCTTCCCCA
This window contains:
- a CDS encoding ABC transporter ATP-binding protein, which translates into the protein MLSVNNLSLYYEVDDGRIHALDDISFELESQTITGLLGESGCGKSTLSEALVRHLAPNAHITSGEILLHGENILEMSDQRLREMRWNEIAYIPQAAMNSLNPVATIKEQLIEPLTVNNSTTKREAVERAKEVLSMVDIDESRLKAYPHQLSGGMKQRVIVAMAMILEPDLIIADEPTTGLDVLVRDKILSDIERFRDELGISIIFVSHDIADLVETSDSLMVMYGGKVVEKGPSRELFEEPTHPYTIGLKNSLPNINSELEELIRMEMDPPDLRSLSSECRFVDRCPFDVPECHEAHPPFESARADIESACYRADEFEELNRRAFDVDWRQEEIEHVR